The genomic stretch TCTCAAAGGCTGTTACATAGATTAGTCTTATACTCATGGTTGTAACCTCAATTCAAATTATTATCAAATTGTTGTAATCTTCTTATAAATACAACCATTATCCTCAATATCATGGaatcaagtatcgatatcggatcGGCTGTATCGGAttgagaccgataccaatacctaacCGATCCTGAGGTGGGTATCGGTATCGTCCTGGATATCAGATACCGATCCGACCCAATCcattagaaaatatattttttaaaacttgaaCTCATAAAGGAcgaatagaagagagagatctAGGGTTTCGAACAAATGatttaagaagggaaaaaaaaaaaatggcggtTCTGATGGCTCCTACTCCTGTTCCTGCCCCAACTAGTGATGGGACATCGATAGACCAAGCTATTGCATATGtgttgatgttggtcactctaGTGCTCACATACCTCATCCATCCCCTTGATGCCTCATCATATAGTTTGTTCGAATAATACTATCAAAAGGAATTGATAGGCGATGGAGATTAGAGACTTTTTTTTGGTCTATTTGGTGGGGAGGAGGAAGAATTGGATTGTTAGGTGGTGGCTGTATATCCTAGAATATATATGATGGAACCTTAGTGGTGGTGTGAATGATGGTATATGATTTGGTTGGTAGACACTTTGTTGGGAATCAAGGGTCAGGTTGTCTCTATTGTGGTAGTTTTCATCTTATGTTGGATAAGGGTTTTCCTTCTTTAGTTCTTCGATTTTTATCTTTGGTTTATTGAATTTCACTGGAGAGGATTCTCTTAGCCTATTCAGCTTTATGTTTTAAGGTTCACTATTAATTCTTTTTTAACC from Macadamia integrifolia cultivar HAES 741 chromosome 14, SCU_Mint_v3, whole genome shotgun sequence encodes the following:
- the LOC122060805 gene encoding arabinogalactan protein 16-like; amino-acid sequence: MAVLMAPTPVPAPTSDGTSIDQAIAYVLMLVTLVLTYLIHPLDASSYSLFE